A region from the Clostridia bacterium genome encodes:
- a CDS encoding UvrD-helicase domain-containing protein: MREYSDEQKRAVYGLDESQIVTAGAGSGKTRVLVGRYVEILASGRADLDEIVAITFTEKAANEMKARVWEEVSHMERSASSEGEASRWREIGRRIPTARISTIDSFCAQLLREYPIEAGVDPDFAIIDELQAARVMRSAAQEVVENAILRRDLPIKTLVGERGFGQAADAFSGLYEQIRITGRPLSEIRDTAIVALRRSENEAREALEDFRAALAAAGANAASIAALDHTSSAFHIDAAALVKSLPGKRNAAAKKAASDVLKELLPLLADVWNVDLVESAFAVCEALDGAYALARGSGLLMDFTGVELAARDLLRDSAAGRACRERFKFLLMDECQDTNGLQSEILSLLVGEPAVNRKFIVGDPKQSIYRFRGARVELFQREIAEVNSTGMARVELGTNYRSHPDLVNVTNAMFSRIMSDSEACFAPAVAGRSGVNICEPRAELMLVVRASSGDDEEGQKPTAAHAAATEATVVARRIREMVEGSVKPLCETTPDGHMPAAAKCGDIAILLRAMTYVKAYEHALEKEGVPYYVVAGKGFYGTPEVQWTMDLLRAVDDESDELSLAGFLRCPPVGLSDETLLWMRLAFGSLSSAVADCAPEAAACPEQTGTYVPPAEERLKYERARDLVQSLRQAVRRVSVGELVKAAISGARFEEYFAMGVSGTQAIGNIRKLVSMASDYSRTKASLGGFVEDVELAEGFRAREAEAAVHEESGDTVKIMTVHKAKGLEFPVVFVPDMGRKPMSRQGMFLLDPEIGLVLKPRQGEPKSRTFARIDDAARAGDESELKRGLYVAATRASDYLVMSATLNEDKSGKGACSAELGSWIAPVLDAVLGTSENLDLSSLGQEGVVADLDGAGALIRVSAPSPNSVPGVAVKADQDVAAAVEVECERWRGRQAPGIRGVAPLALPVDRVVGDGEGRRLSVSGLMCYAHCPRWYVYEYVCSLPPVPADLTGAAGAGLRLNAALKGEIVHALCETVRSSEQVCRALEDELVRRGVSGELLAQTVDELAPIVYTFLRHYGGRAESHAVHESAFSLNLSGFVISGVVDYISESADGSIIVVDFKTNRIGKEQVAATAEGYRPQLDAYALAASRGRGVPNVISRLHFLYPDELWEASYGRAELADSESKLIFLAEAASGATLSNTLPSRIGECGWCHYTALCWGWPCGDGSVGAARAVPDGLQAIGKARREEVS; this comes from the coding sequence GTGAGGGAGTATTCCGATGAGCAGAAGAGGGCCGTCTACGGCCTGGATGAGAGCCAGATTGTAACTGCAGGCGCAGGATCAGGGAAGACGCGAGTCCTTGTGGGAAGGTATGTGGAGATACTCGCTTCCGGTCGAGCCGACCTCGATGAGATCGTGGCGATAACCTTCACTGAGAAGGCCGCGAACGAGATGAAGGCCAGGGTGTGGGAGGAAGTCTCCCATATGGAGAGATCCGCCTCATCAGAAGGCGAGGCCTCAAGATGGAGGGAGATCGGCCGCAGAATCCCGACAGCACGCATAAGCACCATCGACTCGTTCTGTGCTCAGCTGCTGCGGGAATATCCCATCGAGGCGGGAGTGGATCCGGATTTCGCGATTATAGATGAACTCCAGGCCGCCAGGGTCATGAGATCGGCAGCGCAGGAAGTGGTGGAGAATGCCATTCTCAGGCGCGACCTTCCCATCAAGACGCTGGTGGGAGAGCGCGGGTTTGGCCAGGCGGCGGATGCTTTCTCGGGCCTTTACGAGCAGATCCGAATAACCGGTCGTCCGCTCTCGGAGATCCGCGATACAGCTATAGTTGCGCTTCGAAGGTCAGAGAATGAGGCCAGAGAGGCACTGGAAGATTTCCGCGCTGCCCTTGCAGCAGCCGGAGCGAACGCAGCAAGCATCGCTGCGCTGGACCATACATCGTCAGCCTTTCACATTGATGCTGCTGCTCTGGTGAAATCCCTTCCCGGAAAGAGGAACGCGGCGGCGAAGAAGGCTGCGAGCGACGTCCTCAAGGAACTCCTGCCGCTCCTCGCCGATGTGTGGAATGTGGATTTGGTGGAATCGGCATTCGCGGTATGTGAGGCGCTGGATGGGGCATATGCACTTGCGCGAGGCAGCGGGCTTCTCATGGACTTCACGGGCGTGGAGCTGGCTGCGAGAGACCTTCTCCGGGATAGCGCTGCCGGAAGAGCATGTAGGGAGAGGTTCAAGTTCCTCCTCATGGACGAGTGCCAGGACACGAACGGGCTGCAAAGTGAGATACTGTCGCTCCTCGTGGGCGAGCCCGCGGTCAACAGGAAGTTCATCGTGGGCGATCCGAAGCAGTCGATCTATCGGTTCAGAGGAGCGCGTGTGGAGCTGTTCCAGCGGGAGATCGCCGAAGTGAACAGCACTGGCATGGCGCGGGTGGAGCTTGGGACCAACTACAGATCACACCCGGATCTTGTGAACGTAACCAACGCCATGTTCTCCAGGATAATGTCAGATTCCGAGGCGTGCTTTGCGCCTGCTGTGGCAGGGAGAAGCGGCGTGAATATCTGCGAGCCCAGGGCGGAGTTGATGCTCGTCGTGCGCGCTTCGTCCGGCGATGATGAGGAAGGGCAGAAGCCAACAGCTGCCCACGCGGCGGCGACGGAGGCGACCGTGGTGGCCAGGCGCATAAGGGAGATGGTGGAGGGTTCCGTCAAGCCACTGTGCGAAACCACGCCAGATGGTCACATGCCGGCGGCGGCAAAATGCGGCGACATCGCCATTCTCCTAAGGGCGATGACTTACGTGAAAGCGTACGAGCACGCCCTCGAGAAGGAGGGAGTGCCATACTACGTCGTGGCCGGGAAGGGATTCTACGGAACTCCGGAGGTGCAGTGGACCATGGATCTGCTGCGGGCGGTGGATGATGAATCGGACGAGCTGTCTCTGGCGGGTTTCCTTAGGTGTCCGCCTGTGGGGCTCTCGGATGAGACTCTACTGTGGATGCGTCTGGCGTTTGGAAGCCTCAGTTCTGCTGTGGCAGATTGTGCGCCGGAGGCCGCAGCATGCCCAGAGCAGACCGGGACGTACGTTCCCCCTGCAGAGGAGAGGCTCAAGTACGAACGTGCTCGAGATCTGGTGCAGTCGCTGAGGCAGGCAGTTCGAAGGGTCTCCGTCGGCGAACTGGTGAAGGCCGCCATAAGCGGGGCCCGGTTTGAGGAGTACTTCGCGATGGGTGTCTCTGGGACTCAGGCTATAGGCAACATCCGCAAGCTGGTCTCCATGGCTTCGGACTACTCACGCACGAAAGCCAGCCTTGGGGGATTCGTGGAGGATGTGGAGCTGGCAGAGGGATTTCGCGCACGGGAGGCCGAGGCTGCGGTCCACGAGGAGTCTGGCGATACTGTTAAGATCATGACGGTCCACAAGGCCAAGGGGCTGGAGTTTCCAGTTGTCTTCGTCCCTGACATGGGCCGCAAGCCAATGTCCAGGCAGGGCATGTTCCTCCTAGACCCCGAGATCGGATTGGTGTTGAAGCCGCGGCAGGGAGAGCCGAAGAGCCGCACCTTCGCTCGAATCGACGATGCGGCCAGGGCAGGAGACGAGAGTGAACTGAAAAGGGGCCTTTACGTCGCGGCCACCAGGGCATCTGATTATCTCGTCATGAGCGCGACTCTGAACGAAGACAAGTCGGGGAAAGGCGCCTGCAGCGCGGAGTTGGGGTCGTGGATCGCCCCGGTGCTTGACGCCGTGCTTGGGACAAGTGAGAACCTGGACCTTTCCAGCCTGGGCCAGGAGGGGGTGGTCGCGGACTTGGATGGGGCGGGAGCACTGATCCGAGTGTCTGCGCCATCTCCGAATTCCGTGCCCGGTGTGGCTGTTAAGGCAGACCAGGATGTCGCCGCCGCGGTGGAAGTGGAGTGTGAGCGTTGGCGTGGTCGGCAGGCGCCTGGGATTCGCGGGGTCGCGCCATTGGCACTGCCCGTGGATCGAGTGGTTGGCGATGGTGAGGGCAGGCGGCTATCAGTATCCGGCCTGATGTGCTATGCCCACTGCCCACGCTGGTATGTGTACGAGTATGTGTGTAGTCTTCCTCCTGTGCCTGCCGACCTTACGGGTGCGGCCGGGGCCGGGCTGAGGCTAAACGCTGCTCTGAAGGGCGAGATAGTTCATGCACTGTGCGAGACAGTGCGTTCCTCAGAACAGGTTTGTAGAGCCCTCGAAGACGAGTTAGTTAGGCGCGGGGTTTCCGGCGAGTTGTTGGCGCAGACTGTCGATGAGCTTGCGCCCATAGTCTACACATTTCTGCGCCATTACGGAGGACGCGCTGAGAGCCATGCCGTGCATGAATCGGCATTCTCCCTGAACCTTTCCGGATTCGTCATATCCGGTGTGGTGGACTACATCAGTGAGAGTGCCGATGGGTCGATCATAGTGGTGGACTTCAAGACCAACAGGATAGGGAAAGAGCAGGTGGCGGCCACCGCCGAGGGATACAGGCCACAGCTCGACGCGTACGCGCTGGCTGCTTCGCGAGGGCGTGGAGTGCCGAACGTTATCTCAAGGCTCCACTTCCTCTATCCAGACGAGCTGTGGGAAGCCAGCTACGGCCGTGCCGAGCTGGCCGATTCCGAGAGCAAGCTGATCTTTCTTGCTGAGGCTGCAAGTGGCGCCACACTCTCGAACACACTTCCATCAAGGATAGGGGAGTGCGGATGGTGCCACTACACCGCTCTGTGCTGGGGCTGGCCCTGTGGGGACGGTTCAGTAGGCGCCGCGCGCGCAGTGCCGGACGGGCTCCAGGCTATCGGAAAAGCCCGGCGAGAGGAGGTGTCTTGA
- a CDS encoding DUF362 domain-containing protein, translating to MQSKQPEQPLVSIVRCADYDRARVKQALHAAIAPLGGIEAFVSPGSRVLIKPNLIAGTPPERGATTHPEILRAVIEEVRSAGGEATVGESPGAESFRTAARKSGLLEVMEELSVEEASFSNTREVHLGSGHIAPSLPIAEPILDADVIISLPKLKAHGLVAYTGCIKNMFGVISGVSKAKYHLRFQDRDTFSALLAQIYAVATPTLSILDGIVAMEGNGPRNGDPVSLGLLLASTNGLAADIAACSIIGLNPMDSPPLSAAADLGLGPRSLADVAVSGPPIDELKVVGFKTPRASRPSLRKTLTTGWAGITLRNMLTTRPALLPRECRGCGVCARACPAQAITMANGAAHFDYSKCIRCYCCQELCERGAIVLKTPPLAGLFR from the coding sequence ATGCAGTCGAAACAACCAGAGCAGCCACTGGTATCGATAGTCCGATGCGCTGATTACGACCGTGCCAGGGTCAAACAGGCCCTTCATGCCGCCATCGCTCCATTAGGAGGGATTGAGGCATTTGTCTCGCCTGGCAGCCGCGTGCTGATCAAGCCCAATCTGATCGCAGGCACGCCTCCCGAACGAGGTGCGACGACACACCCTGAGATCCTGCGCGCTGTGATCGAAGAGGTGCGCTCTGCAGGCGGAGAGGCGACGGTAGGCGAAAGCCCCGGCGCCGAAAGCTTTCGGACAGCGGCGCGGAAATCCGGCCTGCTGGAAGTCATGGAGGAGCTCTCTGTGGAAGAGGCGTCCTTCTCGAACACCCGCGAAGTACACCTGGGAAGCGGGCACATCGCGCCTTCCCTTCCCATCGCCGAACCCATACTTGATGCTGACGTCATCATCAGTCTGCCGAAGCTGAAGGCGCATGGGCTAGTGGCGTACACCGGGTGCATAAAGAACATGTTCGGCGTGATCTCCGGCGTCTCGAAGGCCAAGTATCACCTTCGATTTCAGGATCGGGACACCTTCTCAGCGCTCCTCGCCCAGATCTATGCTGTGGCAACTCCTACCCTGTCCATTCTCGATGGAATAGTGGCCATGGAGGGAAACGGTCCCCGCAACGGGGATCCAGTCTCGCTCGGTCTTCTCCTGGCCTCCACCAACGGCCTCGCTGCGGACATCGCCGCATGCTCTATCATAGGGCTGAACCCGATGGACAGCCCTCCACTCTCGGCCGCTGCCGATCTTGGGCTTGGGCCACGATCCCTGGCAGACGTAGCTGTATCCGGACCGCCCATCGATGAGCTTAAGGTGGTAGGCTTCAAGACGCCGCGCGCCTCCCGTCCATCGCTGAGGAAGACCCTCACCACTGGCTGGGCAGGAATCACCCTTCGGAACATGCTCACCACCAGGCCTGCATTGCTCCCCAGGGAGTGCCGCGGCTGCGGAGTATGCGCGCGCGCTTGCCCAGCTCAGGCCATTACCATGGCGAACGGAGCAGCTCACTTCGACTACTCGAAGTGCATCAGGTGCTACTGCTGCCAGGAGCTGTGCGAGCGTGGAGCGATTGTGCTCAAGACACCTCCTCTCGCCGGGCTTTTCCGATAG
- the rsmI gene encoding 16S rRNA (cytidine(1402)-2'-O)-methyltransferase, giving the protein MLASIFDTGMYDIASDEEGTKEMATGTGRLVIIATPIGNLEDLTYRAARLLGEVDALACEDTRHTRIILDRYQIRKPEIMFSYHEYNEDRAANRILGLLEEGLLVGVCSNAGCPGVSDPGYLAVSRAVERGFAVEALPGASAVLTALLASGLPTSSFTFKGFPPKKPGRRRAFLEMERDLPHTLILYETPHRVLPLLQTALEVLGDRMTAVCIELTKMFEDVRHGHLSEIIGALTGVKIKGEVVVVIAGNNPKFTAEAIEDRAEPDTDACVDGDEG; this is encoded by the coding sequence GTGCTGGCGTCTATCTTCGATACTGGCATGTATGATATAGCATCAGATGAAGAAGGGACTAAGGAGATGGCGACTGGAACAGGAAGGCTCGTGATCATCGCAACACCCATCGGCAATCTGGAGGATCTGACGTACCGAGCGGCCAGGCTGCTCGGCGAGGTCGATGCACTGGCGTGTGAAGACACTCGGCACACCCGGATTATCCTTGATAGGTATCAGATCCGGAAACCAGAGATCATGTTTTCCTACCACGAGTATAACGAGGATCGTGCCGCGAACCGCATTCTCGGCCTCTTGGAGGAGGGGCTCTTGGTGGGAGTCTGCTCGAATGCGGGGTGCCCCGGGGTCAGCGATCCGGGCTACCTGGCTGTGAGCCGCGCTGTTGAGCGGGGGTTCGCTGTTGAGGCGCTTCCGGGCGCATCTGCAGTTCTCACTGCTCTGCTGGCTTCAGGGCTACCAACGTCGTCCTTCACGTTCAAGGGCTTTCCCCCGAAGAAGCCTGGCCGGAGGCGGGCCTTTCTCGAAATGGAACGGGACCTTCCACACACCCTGATTCTGTATGAGACGCCCCACCGAGTCCTGCCTCTGCTGCAGACGGCCCTGGAGGTTCTGGGCGACAGGATGACGGCGGTCTGCATCGAGCTCACGAAGATGTTCGAGGATGTGCGTCATGGGCATCTGTCTGAGATCATCGGGGCACTGACCGGCGTGAAGATCAAGGGCGAGGTAGTTGTGGTCATAGCCGGCAACAATCCGAAGTTCACAGCCGAAGCAATTGAGGACAGGGCCGAGCCCGATACCGACGCTTGCGTCGATGGAGATGAGGGGTGA
- a CDS encoding tRNA guanosine(34) transglycosylase Tgt, with translation MSTAPHTRHGGMPVPTFIPDATRAVVRSIDSRDLESVSIRALMVNTLHLSTHPGVSTVASAGGVHKFMGWDRPVASDSGGFQVFSLISEDPSLGSVTDRGFTYRTARGGEKQTLTPDKCIERQFKIGSDIMFCLDYCTHPDAPKQMQEESVRLTVAWARRCKETFTRQVEQRRLNPSDRPLLFAVVQGGEAPALRRACAEQLLEIGFDGYGYGGWPISPSGGLVDAVGLVAELVPDGLPRHALGIGKPENVVCGAGMGYTTFDAVIPTRDARHKRLYVAVDNFASLNLRGGEFYENLYIQDDKFVRDDRPVEEWCDCPCCTRYSRAYLHHLFSIGDTLALRLATMHNLRFYTRLSERLAEILARGERLNDAGSC, from the coding sequence ATGAGCACTGCCCCACACACGAGGCATGGAGGGATGCCCGTTCCCACCTTCATCCCTGACGCGACTAGGGCCGTGGTTCGTTCCATCGACTCACGGGATCTGGAAAGCGTCTCCATCAGAGCCCTGATGGTCAACACCCTTCACCTGTCAACGCACCCCGGGGTATCCACTGTAGCGTCAGCGGGCGGAGTGCACAAGTTCATGGGCTGGGACCGGCCAGTTGCATCCGATTCCGGGGGGTTCCAGGTTTTCTCTTTGATCTCCGAGGATCCTAGCCTTGGCAGTGTAACCGACCGCGGTTTCACATACCGCACTGCGAGGGGCGGAGAGAAGCAGACCCTCACACCGGACAAATGCATTGAACGGCAGTTCAAAATCGGGTCGGACATCATGTTCTGCCTGGACTACTGTACTCATCCAGATGCGCCGAAGCAGATGCAGGAGGAGAGCGTTCGCCTTACGGTGGCGTGGGCCCGGCGGTGCAAGGAGACATTCACGCGACAGGTCGAGCAGCGCAGGCTCAATCCCTCAGATCGCCCGCTGCTTTTCGCTGTTGTGCAGGGAGGGGAGGCCCCGGCTCTTCGTCGCGCCTGCGCAGAGCAGCTGTTGGAAATCGGCTTCGACGGGTATGGCTACGGCGGATGGCCGATCAGCCCCTCCGGTGGGCTCGTAGATGCGGTGGGTCTGGTTGCCGAGCTGGTCCCTGACGGCCTGCCGAGGCATGCTCTGGGCATTGGGAAGCCCGAGAACGTGGTGTGTGGCGCGGGTATGGGCTATACGACGTTCGATGCGGTTATTCCCACGCGTGATGCCCGCCACAAGCGGCTGTATGTTGCGGTCGACAACTTCGCGTCGTTGAACCTTCGCGGAGGAGAGTTCTACGAGAACCTGTATATCCAGGATGACAAGTTCGTGAGGGATGATCGTCCAGTTGAGGAATGGTGCGATTGCCCCTGCTGCACACGGTATTCCCGCGCGTATCTGCACCACCTGTTCAGCATAGGCGACACTCTGGCCTTGCGGTTGGCGACTATGCACAATCTGCGCTTCTATACGCGACTTTCGGAGCGGCTGGCCGAGATCCTGGCCAGAGGTGAGCGTCTCAATGATGCAGGATCTTGCTAG
- the groL gene encoding chaperonin GroEL (60 kDa chaperone family; promotes refolding of misfolded polypeptides especially under stressful conditions; forms two stacked rings of heptamers to form a barrel-shaped 14mer; ends can be capped by GroES; misfolded proteins enter the barrel where they are refolded when GroES binds): MAAKQLSYNEDARAALKKGVDAVAAAVKVTLGPKGRNVVLERKFGSPVITKDGVTVAKEIELEDPNQNMGAQLCKEVASKTNDIAGDGTTTATVLAQIIVNEGLRNVTAGANPMFLKRGIDRAVAVVVEELHKMSIPVATKEDIAHVASISGNDDTIGKWVADAMDQVGKDGVITVEESKSIDTSVEQVEGMEFDKGYISPYFATNAESMEAEIEDPYILIYEKKITNVQDLLPLLEKVARGGKPLVIIAEDIEGEALATLVVNKIRGILNVAAVKAPGFGDRRKAMLEDIAILTGGEFISEETGAKLEKVELSQLGRAKTVKINKEKTTIVEGGGNKSKIEGRINQIRRQIEDSDSDYDREKLQERLAKLAGGVAIIKVGASTETELKEKKHRIEDALSATRAAVEEGSVAGGGTAFVTIIPSLDKIDAHGDEKTGVNIIKRALEEPLRTIANNAGLEGSVVVERVKAEKTPGFGLNALTGEYCDLVKAGIIDPVKVTRYALQNAASIASMLLTTEVVISDIPKKETPPPYPPGGGMDY, from the coding sequence ATGGCTGCGAAGCAGTTGTCATACAATGAGGACGCTCGCGCGGCGCTCAAGAAGGGCGTCGACGCAGTAGCCGCTGCGGTCAAGGTCACACTAGGGCCCAAGGGCCGCAATGTGGTGCTCGAGAGGAAGTTTGGATCCCCTGTCATCACCAAGGACGGCGTCACCGTCGCCAAGGAGATTGAGCTTGAGGATCCTAATCAGAATATGGGCGCTCAGCTCTGCAAGGAGGTCGCGTCCAAGACCAACGACATAGCGGGAGACGGAACCACCACCGCTACGGTTCTCGCCCAGATCATCGTGAACGAGGGCCTGAGGAACGTCACCGCCGGCGCAAACCCCATGTTCCTGAAACGCGGAATCGACAGGGCCGTTGCAGTGGTGGTCGAGGAGCTGCACAAGATGTCGATCCCAGTCGCCACTAAAGAAGACATCGCCCATGTGGCCTCGATCTCCGGGAACGACGACACCATCGGCAAGTGGGTAGCTGATGCCATGGACCAAGTGGGCAAGGACGGAGTCATCACCGTCGAGGAATCGAAGAGTATCGACACCAGCGTTGAGCAGGTCGAAGGCATGGAGTTCGACAAGGGCTACATATCCCCCTACTTCGCCACCAACGCGGAGAGCATGGAAGCGGAAATCGAAGATCCATACATCCTCATCTATGAGAAGAAGATCACTAACGTTCAGGATCTGCTCCCGCTTCTCGAGAAGGTCGCCCGGGGCGGCAAGCCTCTCGTGATCATCGCTGAGGATATCGAGGGCGAAGCCCTTGCGACCCTAGTTGTGAACAAGATCCGCGGCATCCTGAATGTGGCCGCCGTCAAGGCCCCAGGCTTCGGCGACAGGCGCAAGGCCATGCTTGAGGATATCGCGATCCTCACCGGCGGGGAGTTCATCTCCGAGGAGACCGGCGCCAAGCTTGAGAAGGTCGAACTCAGCCAGCTTGGCCGGGCCAAGACCGTCAAGATCAACAAGGAGAAGACCACCATCGTAGAGGGCGGCGGCAACAAGTCCAAGATCGAAGGGCGCATCAACCAGATCCGCAGGCAGATCGAGGATTCCGATTCCGACTACGACCGTGAGAAGCTCCAGGAGCGCTTAGCGAAGCTCGCAGGCGGCGTCGCCATTATCAAGGTCGGCGCTTCAACCGAGACCGAGCTCAAGGAGAAGAAGCACAGGATCGAGGATGCACTCTCCGCCACCAGGGCGGCTGTTGAAGAGGGAAGCGTTGCAGGCGGCGGAACCGCGTTCGTCACCATCATCCCCTCTCTCGACAAGATCGACGCTCATGGCGATGAGAAGACCGGCGTCAACATCATCAAGCGCGCGCTTGAGGAGCCTCTTCGCACCATCGCAAACAATGCGGGCCTCGAGGGCTCAGTCGTAGTGGAGCGGGTAAAGGCAGAGAAGACCCCGGGCTTCGGCCTGAACGCCCTCACCGGCGAGTACTGCGACCTGGTCAAGGCCGGCATCATCGACCCTGTGAAAGTCACCCGTTATGCTCTGCAGAATGCCGCATCCATCGCGTCGATGCTCCTCACGACCGAGGTTGTCATCTCCGACATTCCGAAGAAGGAGACCCCTCCGCCATATCCTCCGGGAGGCGGAATGGACTACTAA
- the groES gene encoding co-chaperone GroES, giving the protein MLKPCADRVLVKPSTEEDRTAGGIVLPDTAKERPQWGEVIAVGPGKWDEEGKRRVPVDVKVGDKVVYAKYGGTEVKVDGDEYLILRESDILAVK; this is encoded by the coding sequence ATGCTGAAACCGTGTGCCGATAGAGTGCTAGTCAAGCCCAGCACTGAGGAGGACAGGACCGCAGGAGGAATCGTCCTTCCCGACACCGCAAAGGAGCGTCCGCAGTGGGGCGAGGTCATAGCAGTCGGCCCTGGCAAGTGGGATGAGGAAGGCAAGAGGCGCGTCCCCGTCGATGTGAAGGTGGGCGACAAGGTCGTGTACGCCAAGTACGGCGGCACTGAGGTGAAGGTGGACGGCGACGAGTACCTGATACTCCGCGAGTCCGACATCCTTGCAGTCAAGTAG
- a CDS encoding PrsW family glutamic-type intramembrane protease, translating into MGQDWLSLLMLFGVSVVPGALWLVYFYRKDKYEAEPPALVAKVFFVGALMIIPAGIIETPLRDILTNPPSFSALLLACILGIGLIEEYLKYWAVRRTVFHRPEFNEPVDGVIYGISAGLGFAAFENAMYATSYGLQVGAMRAVLTSIVHASFSGIVGFAVGLAKFLPKPVQMPVIGRAILVAAVLHGLYDFLLITDLMNFYLTVLVVVFLYGALIARIRAALALSPFGGGRARITDVDDDDSGSDSQGPDNDGVS; encoded by the coding sequence ATGGGCCAGGATTGGCTGTCGCTGCTAATGCTGTTCGGTGTGTCGGTGGTCCCAGGCGCGCTTTGGCTTGTCTACTTCTACCGTAAGGACAAATACGAGGCTGAACCACCTGCCCTGGTTGCGAAGGTGTTTTTCGTGGGCGCTCTCATGATAATCCCAGCCGGGATCATTGAGACACCTCTCCGTGATATCCTTACGAACCCACCATCCTTCTCAGCGCTTCTGCTTGCGTGCATTCTCGGAATCGGGCTCATCGAGGAATACCTGAAGTACTGGGCTGTAAGGCGTACGGTGTTTCACCGGCCAGAGTTCAACGAGCCTGTTGACGGAGTGATCTACGGAATCTCGGCAGGGCTCGGATTCGCTGCGTTCGAGAATGCCATGTATGCGACCTCATATGGTCTCCAAGTTGGGGCGATGAGGGCGGTCCTCACATCGATCGTCCACGCTTCCTTCTCGGGGATCGTGGGATTTGCAGTCGGATTGGCGAAGTTTTTGCCCAAGCCTGTGCAGATGCCGGTGATCGGCAGGGCCATTCTGGTGGCAGCAGTGCTCCATGGGCTATACGATTTCCTACTTATCACCGATCTGATGAACTTCTACCTTACAGTGCTCGTGGTCGTCTTCCTTTACGGCGCGCTCATCGCAAGGATTAGGGCCGCGCTTGCCCTATCTCCATTCGGAGGCGGGCGTGCGCGCATCACTGATGTGGACGATGATGACTCCGGGAGCGATTCCCAGGGGCCAGATAACGATGGAGTCTCATGA
- a CDS encoding YebC/PmpR family DNA-binding transcriptional regulator, whose amino-acid sequence MSGHSKWANIKHKKAKADAQRGAAFTKAARELIVAVKQGGPDPEANFRLRMAIQDAKSVNMPNETMQRAIKKAAGDSDGVSYEEIVYEGYGPAGVALIVEATTDNRNRTASDVRYIFSRHGGNLGETGCVGWMFDRKGSITIDKESFAGGEDAMMMIAMDSGAEDLKEYEEHYEILTSPEDLDTVRKAVERAGVEYSGVRIISVPKALMTLNLKEAISAMKIVDALDEHDDIQHVYHNFDIPDEVLEQLERDDD is encoded by the coding sequence ATGTCCGGTCATTCCAAGTGGGCTAACATAAAGCACAAAAAGGCCAAGGCCGACGCTCAGCGTGGCGCGGCATTCACCAAAGCGGCGCGCGAGTTGATCGTCGCTGTCAAACAGGGTGGCCCTGACCCCGAAGCCAACTTCAGGCTGAGAATGGCTATTCAGGATGCGAAATCCGTGAACATGCCCAACGAGACGATGCAGCGCGCCATCAAGAAAGCGGCAGGCGATTCCGACGGCGTGAGCTACGAGGAGATCGTCTACGAAGGATACGGCCCTGCGGGTGTGGCTCTGATAGTGGAAGCTACCACCGACAACCGCAACCGAACCGCGTCCGACGTCCGCTACATCTTCTCGCGGCACGGGGGGAACCTGGGCGAGACTGGCTGCGTGGGCTGGATGTTCGACCGCAAGGGGTCGATAACCATCGATAAAGAGAGCTTCGCCGGCGGCGAAGACGCCATGATGATGATCGCGATGGACTCGGGAGCTGAGGATCTCAAGGAGTACGAAGAGCACTACGAGATTCTCACGTCCCCGGAAGATCTCGACACAGTGAGAAAAGCTGTGGAGCGTGCAGGCGTGGAGTATTCGGGTGTCAGGATCATCAGTGTTCCGAAGGCCCTCATGACCCTGAATCTCAAAGAGGCCATATCAGCGATGAAGATCGTGGATGCCCTTGATGAGCACGATGATATCCAACACGTGTATCACAACTTCGACATTCCCGATGAAGTTCTTGAGCAGCTTGAGAGGGATGACGACTAG